A window from Fragaria vesca subsp. vesca linkage group LG5, FraVesHawaii_1.0, whole genome shotgun sequence encodes these proteins:
- the LOC101291531 gene encoding casparian strip membrane protein RCOM_1259250-like: MNRSDSAPMISTHAESSSSRRKAAHKDEAYHVMRVLAADPKHDHNKGAGWKKGVAVLDFILRLGATAAALGATVTMASSEQTLPFFTQFFQFSAGYDDMPTFTFFVIAMAIVSGYLVLSLPFSIVSIVRPKLVAPRLLLLIFDTVALTLNTSAAAAAAAIVYLAHNGSSDANWLAICQQFTDFCQQTSGAVVSAFVAVVMFTVLILLSAVALRKA; encoded by the exons ATGAACAGAAGTGATTCAGCCCCGATGATCAGCACTCACGCAGAGTCATCATCGTCAAGAAGGAAGGCTGCTCACAAAGATGAGGCATATCATGTGATGAGGGTACTCGCTGCTGATCCCAAGCACGATCACAATAAGGGAGCTGGATGGAAGAAGGGCGTTGCAGTGCTCGACTTCATTCTAAGGCTAGGCGCCACCGCAGCTGCTCTAGGTGCCACTGTGACCATGGCGTCCAGCGAGCAGACTCTTCCTTTCTTCACACAGTTCTTCCAGTTTTCAGCTGGTTATGATGACATGCCCACTTTCAC GTTTTTTGTGATAGCAATGGCCATAGTGAGCGGCTACCTTGTCCTCTCCCTCCCCTTCTCCATAGTCTCCATCGTCCGTCCCAAATTAGTTGCTCCAAGGCTTCTCTTGCTTATCTTCGACACT GTGGCGCTTACTCTGAACACTTCTGCTGCTGCCGCTGCGGCCGCCATAGTTTACTTGGCTCACAATGGGAGCTCGGATGCAAATTGGCTTGCTATCTGCCAACAGTTCACTGATTTCTGCCAGCAAACCAGCGGGGCTGTAGTTTCAGCATTCGTCGCGGTTGTTATGTTCACAGTGTTGATTCTGCTGTCTGCTGTTGCTCTCCGGAAAGCTTAA